The window tattttcttgagtattggtttttgtttctttattggTTGATTTAACATTTGACTTGCGGgtttatgcaaaaaaaaaaaaaactataaatcCAAATAATTATTTTGTAGCCAAAAGATTGGAAAAAGGAAAACACTAAATGAACTTAAGAAAAGTCTTGTAAATGAAGCTGAAACCCATTTTAGATTTCCCATTTAGATGTATAGATACAGTTGTAAGTTCTATCAAGTAGCTTTGTtatattaaatttctaatttcttaTTCCTAGTAAGTGGAAAATTCATTCATGACATTCCTTAAATTGCTTTGCCAACTATATTGTTGTTTAGTATTGTCCTAATCAAGATAAATCTCATGGCGATTGAGCGCAATGCCTTAAAACCTTGGTGCATGCACTGAAGTACTGTCTGAATGAGACTGAAGCATCCAGACCTGCATTGCACCTAAGTTAAGGGCTTAAGTGCACCTCAAGCAAGGTTTTAACGACATGTATACACCACCGTCATGACCATAACCCCCTCCTAAAACTCCAAATCCCTTGCCAGTGCCAAATCTTGCCGGTAAAAAATAGCATACAGTTGAAACCAAAAATTATTCAGAACGAATCTTCAACTAAATGAAGAGACGAGGTTAAATATGTGTCTATCATTTTTCTGACCTTTTTGTGCAATTCATCTTCACCGTTATTCATCTACCTAGAGGCACCAACAGGGGGATATATGAGAAACTATATTATCATCTTTGTAAGCTAAATAAAAATGGAAGACGGCAATGTTGAAAACATCGGCGGACAATACTGCAATTAAGGGCAACTGAAAATTTTCCTTCTGGTATAGTGATGGGAGATGCCGGGGTTGAAGGCTAAAACATATGGATGTGATTCTGAAGGTAGATTCTTCATCATTTCTATTAAGGCCAGGACTCTCAAAGGCACGAGGACCTATTTCAGCAGCTTTCTTATAAAATTGTTTTACCATATAGAATCTCCTTTACTTCCAAAGCACGCATGTCTTCAGTAACTTGGAGACGTACTTCACTCTCATAATCTGGATATATCCAAAGTCTTTCCGCTGTTGTTTCAGCTCCTTGCGTCCATATGAGACTTAATCATTGGAACTTTAAggcgccccccccccccccaaaaaaaaataaaataaaaaatggaatGCATTAGCCCCAACAAAGGCTTGGATGAGAACTGATTGCGTTATTTCCAGAAGCCCTCTGGGAGAAGCAAAAAAGAATGGAGCAAGGAATTTAAAAAGTCTAGTGTAGGATTTGAAGATTTCCGTGGTGTCctactaaatatgtatccttaaTTAAAGAAAGAAGATTCTGACTTGGGAACTCCTTTAACCTTTCTTTCAAAGCTTTCCCGCTAATGGCACTTTACGTTGATTTATTCTCCTTTAAACGTTCAGTTCTTTTCAAAGGCATATTTTTTAAGCGTTACCATGTGGTTCTCTTGATTAAGAATTAAGGATACTGAAGTCCTCTAACCATTTATGAGCAGCGTCTGTGAGCTGATCCGTTATATTGCAAGGTAGAATTACATGCTTAGTAGTAGCTGCTATCAGCAGAAAGTATGAAACTTGAGTTCGAATGCAGTTGGAAGTGTGCTTATCCTAAATCAATCATGTCTGGTCAATTAGTTCAAATTATATGATCCTTTGCCACTCTCTTTCCTTGCACATGAGAAGGAAAGCTTCTGTTTTAGTGGGTGGGGCAGAAAAAAGAGCCAAATACATCGAGTTTACTTCCTGAAATTATGTCTTGTAACTTGTGTGGTTGGAAGCTGGAATGTTATAACTTGACCTATAAGTTTTCTGGCTTTGTTAAATTCTTGATCTGGGACTTGTTAAAAAAAACTTGAATTGGGATAGTTACTGTTTGGTAATTTTTCAGTTAAAGCAGAGAGGCTGCTTGCAGAAGCGGCTTCTTATGGTGCTCAGCTTGTGGTGTTTCCTGAAGCATTTATCGGTGGTTATCCGCGTGGATCAACTTTTGGTGTCTCAATTGGGAATCGAACAGCCAAGGGGAAGGAGGAGTTTCGCAAATATCATGCTTCTGCCATTGATGTGCCAGGTCAGAAACTCTTTGATTTCTTGACCAATTAACTCTCTACCATGAAATTTCTTTGAGCATATTCCAGGTTCGAGAATATATTTCACTGGATTATTTCACTGCATTACTTACAAAAAGAAGTATATTTAAGAAGATGATAAATACTTTGCGACACATTCCTAGGATTAAGTTACATATCTTTTTTAACAGTATAACACAGTTCCATTTTCTAGTTAATTGTGGTTAGAGGAAAATTGAAGGTATTCAGTATTACTTCAGCACAGAGAGAAGAGGACCTTAGCTTGATAATTAAAGAATTAAAAAGCTGTTGATTCGGGATAAAGAGAAGCGACAAACATGTTCTGAAAATCTTGATAAAAAAAGGTtatgaaatttgaattttcgTTCTGGATTTCGTGGCTAAGATAGCTCATACTAAAACTTATTAGGTCCTTTACATTTCTCTAAACATATGTATGCTGCTTGTCTGTGCTCTTCTGTAACCTTTCTTCCCAGCTTCTAATTTCTTCATTGCAAAAGCTtcccatctctctctctctctctctctctctctctcagggATTGGTTGCAGGTCCTGAGGTTGATCGTCTTGCAGCAATGGCTGGAAAATACAAGGTGTACTTAGTGATGGGTGTTATTGAGAGAGATGGATACACACTATATTGCACCGTGCTTTTCTTCGACTCTCAGGGTCACTTTCTTGGAAAGCATCGGAAGATAATGCCAACAGCGTTGGAGCGGATAATTTGGGGTTTTGGCGACGGATCAACAATTCCAGTTTATGACACTCCACTTGGAAAAATAGGTGCTGCAATATGTTGGGAGAACAGAATGCCACTTCTAAGGACCGCAATGTATGCTAAAGGTTGGACATTTGTTGCTAATCTCTTAGGTTCTTCTATTCTTGTTGTCGAATACCTAGCTTTTAGGGACCCTTTGATATGAGGAATGAGCCATGCTTTTTCTCCCATGCCAATTGCCTCTAAGTTCCTAGCATCTTTAGCGATAAAATTCATCTATGAAAGCGGTTGTTTCATTTGTGCTATTAAAGTAATGATTAATGAACCCCTAGGGCATCAAAGTGCCGGGGTAATGAGATGCTTTTCTGGCTTGGTGCAGCTTCTGATAATAGAATTATGCATAATTTTTGATCTGGAACTGACTGTTTTTTCACGCTTTAGTAGTTTCTGATTACAATGTCTTCAAACTTCTTAATTACTGGATACATTATGGGGGAATTTTGCAAGTCTTTTCGCAGGGTGGTATAGCAGTTGTCTTCTAATGTCAAATACTTATTTTTACTTTAGGTCATGAAGCTGAATTTCATTGTCGCTGTCCACAGAAGAATGATCATCATTAGTTTTGTGGATGTGCCTTTAAATGATTGCTGTCATTTAATGGCCTGTTTTGAGCCCCCTTTTGGTTCAATGGCAAAGGTAGTACAGTTTGGGATGAGCGTTAGGTGCACATCACTAGTTTGAAACCCTGGTTGTTGCACCAAGATCGGTATTTAAGTTGAGAAGGGTAGACAAATCGACCATTATCCCGGAGTTTGAAGCTGTAACAACAGGTTATCTCGGTCATTAAAAAAGGGGGCCTGTTTTTATTTTACACGAGTAATAAGAGAGTTTGATAATTGAAAATGTAAATAAGAGATGTATTCAGCCACTAATCTTGCTCTTTTTAGCAATAGAAAGGGGGGAAATTTGTATTTTGTATCGTCCTATGTGATTTCTTGGTTTATCTCCTTTGTTGTGTAACATTTTGTTGAAGAgagaattaaataaatagaagTGTGTTCTCTCTAATAGATTAAGCgtttagatgagatggtcacacaGTTCAACATAGTATTAGAGCAGGCAAAGGTCTGGGTTCAAGTCTCACCACCACCCATTATAAAAAATGAATTTCACATGCTTGGccaatgaaaaaaatgaaaccTTGCCCGTGAGGGGGCGTGTTGAAGagacaattaaataaataaaagtgtgttATCTCTGATAGATTAAGCTTTTAGTTTAAGATGGTTACACAATTCAACACATTTGTTTGAGAAATGGATACTACTTGAGATGTCACAGAAAGCAAGTGGATGTTCATATTTGCAATATGCTCCCAAATGAATTtctaagttcttttcttttgcagGAATTGAGATATATTGTGCACCTACAGCTGATTCTAGGGATGTGTGGCAGGCATCAATGACCCACATTGCATTGGAGGGTGGTTGTTTTGTTTTATCAGCCAATCAGTTCTGTCGAAGGAAAGATTATCCCCCTCCACCTGAATATGTTTTTTCCGGCACAGAAGAAGATCTTACACCAGATTCCATTGTTTGTGCTGGTGGTAGTGTAATTATATCGCCATCAGGGGCTGTGCTGGCCGGACCAAATTATGTAGGGGAGGCGCTCATCTCAGCTGATCTAGGTACATCAGTGAGCTCTCTTATTTTGTGTTCTCAAATTGACATTATGTACCACGCATGGAATTGTCATACATTAGCTGTTGAAAAGTGATTACCTCAGCTTCTTTGTTATagtaggaaaaaagaaaagaagtcttCTCAtccccaaaaaagaaaagagaagaatgcAAAAAAGAGTGGTGTTTGTTTTACTTGTCGCCAATCCTATGCCCAGTTACTTCTCCACGTAGCATGTATGCTGCTCATGAATTGGTCTGCTGAATAACATTGGTTATATTATGGCAGAAATGTTTCCTCATTATGAGACTATGAGGTACATATATCTTAGATATATGCATATTGGTTGTGCCTCCGTTGTTTCTTGTTTTGCATTTAGATCTCTGAGCTCCTGCAACACTACCTTTATGATAGTTGTTCTAATTAATACTGTCAATCTAACCATTTCTTAATTTAACTATTTTGTGGTATCGGAAGCTTGATCTACGTGAGACAGGTTACACTTGCTGCATTTGGTACTCCTACTATGTTTATTGACTTGTATAAGCAAAGTGCAGTTGACTGCAATTGTACTCAGGTTTCTAAATTCGGTATGATCAATGAAAAGACAAGTTAAAATTTGTTCACGCATTATGACATAGACCGTTTATTTGCCTTGACGTACCCGTATTGGAGGAGTGTGGCATGTGTGTGGATATTTTATACAGATTATTTAAAGCATACTAAAAATTACCAAACTGTATGTACTTGTACAGGATATATATACCCACCcctttatcatatatatatccaTAGCTGAATTCATTCAACATGATTCACACGTGGATATTTCACTCCACTTCTCCTCCTGTCTCCTGTTCTTAAGAAGTTTGGTGTCGCTAGCACACATTTTATTTACCCCCACAACCCcaccaaaacacacacacacacacacacacacacaaggaATTATACTCCAGCCTTTATTAATTAGCTAGCAATTTTAACAGATCTTGGAGAAATAGCTCGAGCCAAGTTTGATTTTGATGTGGTTGGGCACTATGCAAGACCTGAAGTTCTTAGCTTGATCGTGAGGGATCATGCGGTGAGCCCTGTTAGTTTCACTTCTACATCCAGTAAAGCAGAGAGCTCTCCCAAATGACAAGGACCTGTTTACATATGCATCTTGTACGTTGCTGAGCCGTCCAAAGTAGTCAGAAACTCCGGGCTGTTTGTTTCAGTGTGAGGTGACAAATTTTCGCCTCTTTGCGAAGGTTGTATAGTAGTCGTTTGTCATTTTATCAGCTGTACATCCCTTGAGACTTGCCAATTGGCCAACTCAATGTCTTTTTTGTATGAGAAACATGTTGATAGTCAATCCTGGTCAATGAAAAACCCTGTTGTCTTGGTTGTTTTCTATAATCTTACAGCTATACTTCTGTATATTCATTTGCCTGTTGGATAAGCATGGTAGTAAGAATTGCAGTAAAACAGCCACCAGCATAGTCTCTCCTAAGTCGCGCTATTGTTACTTGAACTCTACTAAAATTGATCTTAACGCTTATAGATAGTTTGAAATGATTTAGCACTCAAATTATATTACTATAATAACAAAATGTTAATAATAACTTTTCACTATTTAAAAAACTATTAGTTATCCTTATGAGGCACTTAACCCTTTGGCTGACAACTGAGGAAGTCGAGAGAAAGTACAGATAGAGATTACTATAAGAGAGTAAATGAGGAAAAGTGGATATGTTCCTTCTTTTGGAGTTGATAAGATAAGAATGAAAGTTAGCAAGATTTAATAATGGGTAGTTCGGTGCACTAAGCTTTCGCTATGTATAGGATTTGAGAAAGATCGGAACACATTAAATTTATTGTAAATAGTATAAGACAATTTTGATCAACTAATTGGTTGGTTGGTCAATGCCAACCAGAGAAAACGATGATGGAAAAGATATAAAAACAAATAGAAATACATAAATAGACCCCTTTAATTTGTCCATCAGTTGAACATCGGCATATGACCAGATACACTTCTATTTGACTCAGGCGTGTCTCGTGAAGTTCAACAAGCTTCGTGCGTGAGTTACACTCGCTACAAATTATCGAGTGACAcgtattttttaaaactaaaattattaTGAACTTCTATATTAAAAGataattgtattttttattttattttagttaaaaagaagaataaaataacccTCCTTTTCCTCACCAAACTGCTGCCTTAAATCAGCCCTTAAACCACcgtgaaaaattcacaaaaaaccaTGAAATCACCGTAGAAAAGTCAACTTatgtacggtcaaaaccgattgaGTCAGTCGTACGGACTGGTCGAGACGATAATAATTCGATCAAAGGGTATTTGCATGACAAGCTCGGTCGAGGTCCGAAGTAAGGGCGTCGAGCTTCGAGCTCTAAGACAGATCAATGACAAGCTCGGTATCGTTATCGAGCtcatatccaaatcgaactacgaggcaaaGCGGAGATTATCGAAGATGCATAGACCGACCAACACTCACCCCGAATATCAAGACcccaagtcagaatcgagctcgaatcaaggccgagggctcgatccaataccgagctcgggccagtatcgagctcgcagacaagagccgttgcaaccgcattatgggagagaatcttggcggaaaTTGAGGAAGACAATTCATcgtgggtcctccactatatattattattatagatAAAGTAGGATCCCCCAATATAAGAGGAGTAGGTTGGCACATTGAAAGGGGGCTAGTTCTTGAACATTTTCCTCTTCCCTGTCTTATATTTCATTCCATTTGCCAAGAATAGAGATTTTTGCATTTCATTCTACAATTTGTATCAAGATTTatcacgtgtccttagaaccaTGTACACATTTAActctatccgatttttcgggtaaacagtttggcgcccaccgtggggctaaggataacagtgattgtttgatataaatctacagtacacactagcttacaacttcaaatcagcaatggctttacctatcgaccacgaagtcggccttcaggatgaaaccaacaacttgatacCCAGGGCGGGAAGGCCACTTAACGATGTCACtgaagctcgagtcgaagtacctgaAATCCGAGTCGGAGTACCgctagatgtcaattcacaagtggctcttgaggcgaaccaacattccgaaccggaaaaaaacattcagggcggtactcgatccatAGCTCGAGACGCCCATAACGTGGAGGAGATCGGAGCcagcttacggatgatcttcgagatgttacaagcccagcaaatagcgatagcccagttgcagagccaaactcaggtacaaagcaggccggagcccgATCCGCTTCGAGAATCACCCACAGAACAGAGCCAtccatagtgaagtcaaacgagcaagaatcggggactactcccgaaataactaaattgctcgaggaactcacaaaatgagtcgaagccaacgataaaaaagtagaaacatataattccagggtcgatcagatcccgggagctccaccaatgataaaaggtctggattcgaaaaaattcattcaaaagccttttccctcgagtgcaaccccaaaaccaatccacaaaaaattttgtatgcccgaaatacccgaatataacggaacgaccgaccccaacgagtacgtcacttcttacacgtgtgccatcaagggcaatgatttggaagatgatgagatcgaatctgtattattgaaataATTTGGTGAAACCATGTCAAAAGGGGGCAatggtatggtatcataatttaccatctaactctattgattcttttgctatacttgcagattgcttcgtaaaggcacatgccggagccataaagaTCGAAACAAGAAAGTCGGACTTGttcaaggtaatacaaaaggataacgagatgctaagggagttcgtatctagttttcaaatggaacgaatggacctgccacaagtcacagacgattgggttgttcaagctttcactcaaggtctaaacgagcggagctcgatggcttcacggcggctgaagcaaaatctgatcgagtaccTAGCTATTACTTGGAGCGATGTGCACAATtgatatcaatccaaaataagaatcAAAGATGCCCAGTCGATTTCTAGCTCCGTTATCAAAAGAACTACCAAGCAAAGGTCGACCAGAGATCGATACCGGCCATATAGCGGAAATCCTCCAAACCCGTTATGATAAAATGGCAatcaactaccaagcaattggaacgtgtaacgcctaaaacgatactacttctgagtatccgaggcctctttaaaatcaacctcgtatactggggggctttatcattgaacgtatctgtgatgattatcaaGGTCGGTGCAAAGGGAATTACTTCATTATTTCATGACAAACAGTGTCTCGACAGGAAatgttgtaagagccaaatggtcaaaacgaaccatgcttatgtagttggcccgagccgtgacgcaaaacatgaacacatgtataatgacttgcaaagaaagcccTCTTCTTCACCGATATTCTATGTTCAAGATTTATTACGAAAATAagatcgagttcgagcaagcactcactcgatcactaagcctacgggatacttttatttcgagttcgagcaaccactcactcgaccattacgcctacgggctacattgcatcgagttcgaaccattcactcgactactaagcctgcaggctacttttatttcgagttcgagcaagcactcacttgaacattgcgcctacgggctacattgcatcgatttcgaatcattcactcgactactaagcctatgggctacttttatttcgagttcgagcaagcactcactcgaccattgcgcCTAGGGGCTACATtatatcgagttcgaatcattcactcgactactaagcctacatgctacttttatttcgagttcgagcaagcattcactcgaccataatgcctacgggctacattacatcgagtttgaatcattcgctcgactactaagcctacgagctgcttttatttcgagtttgagcaagcactcactcgaccattatgccaacgggctacattacatcgagttcgaatcattcactcgactactaagcctacgggctacttttatttcgagttcgagcaagcactcactcgaccattacgcctacgggctacattacatcgagttcgaatcattcactcgactactaagcctacgggctacttttatttcgagtttgagcaagcactcactcgaccattgtgcctacaggctacattatatcgagttcgaattattcacttgactactaagcctacgggctacttttatttcgagttcgagcaagcactcactcgaccataacgcctacgggctatattacatcgagttcgaatcattcgctcgactactaagcctacgggctacttttatttcgagttcgagcaagcactcactcgaccattacgcctaccaTTCACTCTAATACTAAACCTataggctacttttatttcgagttcgagaaagcactcactcgaccataatgCCTacaagctacttttatttcgagttcgagcaaacactcactagaccattacgcctacgggctacattactgcGAGTAAAATTACTCATTTCTTCGAATTCAAATGAACGCTTGACTATTTAAGGCTGAAGGATGTTCGAACCCGATAAAGCAAAGGGGACTACCCTCAAGGCCCGAAGGCAACAGAGATTAaaattcaaactatctatttaGCTTAAAAGGCTATTTTGCTTCGAAAGGAAGAAAGATATAATTTACAAATTTTTATACAGAGGCGGCTACTctgccaaagggaagttctccaTACAAAAATTGAAAGCGGTATCAAAAGAACACAACAAACGACCTAAGGCCCTAAATGACTCAATCTTCATCGGAGGCCGTATTCTCGGCATCGTCCTCATCTTCAGACTCCCCCGAGTCATCGGAGTCCTCCTTAGGAAAGGCTAACCTTCGAGCTTTGTTCTCCTCCGACCTGGCAACTTCAATCTTGGCCCTAATATCGAAGCCCTGAGCTCTGACCTCCTCGAGAGCTGCTCTCCGAGCTTGCCATTTTGCATGTTCGACCATGCTCTCAGCTTTGGCTTGGTTAACCTCGACATCGATCCTGAATTGAGCCACTTTGGCATCAGCTCTCTCATTGGCCTCGATCACCTCAGATCTGGCCACTTCAAGTTCTTTAGCCAAATCTGCTTTATCTGAAGTGGCCAAATCTAACTGATGCTGAAGCTATTTCGTCTTTTCGATCAACCCCGAAGCATTTTCTTTCGCAGATCGAAGCTGGGCATCAGAAAACTCCAACCGAGCTTGAACGACTTCCTTTTTCGAGGCAGGTATATCCATACACTTTTCAAATTCTTCTGCCTCGGCCAGTAGCGCATCTACCTGTGAGTTAAGCCGTCCAATCTGCTCGGTCCTCTGCCGAACCTGCAGAATCGGATCGTTAGTGGTTATCTCtttttcatcttcactatcatggaacattcggaatacctgctcagccatctcCTCATGCTCTTCCCGATCCGCTGTCAAATCTGCTCAAAGTTTTTCACTAAGGAGCTTGTACGagtcactcttctcagtgaggCTCCAAACCTCAGCATCATGCTCCTCCCGGATTCGAAGAAaggcctcgtgatgcaacaccgaagcctgCAAACAAAAGGAGAAACATTAGAATTACCTACAATTCTATGTGTAAAAGAAATGGCAAAAACGCCATCAGAGTTACCCaattcaaagcatgttgggcctcgttgaagAGACAGGCGGGCCCCaccgcattcatcactgattgatctTCTTCGGTCACTAAGGACCGAAGGTAACTAGCAATCCCTACAGGGGAAGAAAAAATTCGGGTATCTACAGGTACGGAGAGCACTATCTTCTGCTTTCGGTCGGGATCGATACTCGGGGCTGAAAATCGGTCCACCAGTTTATGAATCGATGAAGGCTCGGTAGAACCCGACCACGATGTTTTTTTGGGTACCGACATTCCACCAAAACTGGTAACCTCCTTCGAGGCACCTGACTCAAGCCCCTCCAGAAAACCATGGATATCAGCCGACTCCTGAATACCCTCATAGGACCGATCCTCCAACATGACGGCCTCTCGAATCATGGCATCCGAAATCTGAGGGGATCCGCTAATATCAACTATCCCGAACTCATCCTTTGAAATATTTTCTATTGTCTGAGAAGATCCACCCTCGGTATCCCTTTCAATCATCTTAGCTCGAGAAGGAATAATCTCGGTTTCTTCTTGTTCTGGGATTATGGCCAAGGTTCCCTGATTCGCTTCCACTAAATTGGAAGACTGTTGAATCACAACATTAGCCTGTACGCAGGCTAAATTCTCCTCTCCTTCTTCGGGCTCATCCCTTAAATGGCGGGCCACTTCCGAAGACATAACACCAGAGCCCCCCTTCGGCTTTTGAGGTCTCTTAgctgatttcttcttttccaatCTCGGGGAGCCCGATacatcttttctctttcttttttttacctGCTTTAGGGAAGGAACTTCTTCGCCACCAGATGGGGGTCTCATGACTATATCTTTCCCGAGTCCTACAAAAGGGAAGAGGGAGATTTACCATACAAACCGATGAAGAGACAAATCGACAAAAAGATTTACCATGActgcgggcctcccatcgaccctttgataattTGACCCAAACACGCTCTACGGTCTCTGCAACACCAGATTTTTGACCCATTGTCTAAGATCCGGGATAGATTCCGACATTCGAGCTACGACtgtgataaggaaagaaaaatggatTAACAAAATAAAAggcaatcacaaaatcaaaacgGGCAAAGAGAAACGTTTACTCACGGCTCATATTCTATCTCTCGGGAAATGGCAAGTCATCGGCAAGGATCAAGTCCGAGGTTTTGATTCGAACAaaacggcccatccaacctcgatcccgggtctcgtctatgctcgagaatggcgCTTTGGTTgctcggcgagcaagcttgatcaaCCCTCCTCGATAAAGTAGGGGACTGTAGATgcgcataagatgatcgagggtgaagatacgcccctcgaccttgctcgagaagaatcgaagaagaatcactattctccaaaaggaagggtggatttggccgagggtcacatCGTACCTTTTACAAAAGGCAACAATGATAGGGTCTAGAGGTCCCAACGTGgaaggataagtataaacacttaagaaTCCTTCGACGTGGGTAGTAATCGATTCATCAGGCGACGGGATTACTACGCGTTTATTATCCCAGTTGCATTCTTGTATGACTTTATCGAGAACTT is drawn from Nicotiana tabacum cultivar K326 chromosome 9, ASM71507v2, whole genome shotgun sequence and contains these coding sequences:
- the LOC107804379 gene encoding bifunctional nitrilase/nitrile hydratase NIT4A encodes the protein MALVPTPAVNEGPLFAEVDMGDNSSTPTVRATVVQASTIFYDTPATLVKAERLLAEAASYGAQLVVFPEAFIGGYPRGSTFGVSIGNRTAKGKEEFRKYHASAIDVPGPEVDRLAAMAGKYKVYLVMGVIERDGYTLYCTVLFFDSQGHFLGKHRKIMPTALERIIWGFGDGSTIPVYDTPLGKIGAAICWENRMPLLRTAMYAKGIEIYCAPTADSRDVWQASMTHIALEGGCFVLSANQFCRRKDYPPPPEYVFSGTEEDLTPDSIVCAGGSVIISPSGAVLAGPNYVGEALISADLDLGEIARAKFDFDVVGHYARPEVLSLIVRDHAVSPVSFTSTSSKAESSPK
- the LOC107804379 gene encoding bifunctional nitrilase/nitrile hydratase NIT4A isoform X1, giving the protein MALVPTPAVNEGPLFAEVDMGDNSSTPTVRATVVQASTIFYDTPATLVKAERLLAEAASYGAQLVVFPEAFIGGYPRGSTFGVSIGNRTAKGKEEFRKYHASAIDVPAMAGKYKVYLVMGVIERDGYTLYCTVLFFDSQGHFLGKHRKIMPTALERIIWGFGDGSTIPVYDTPLGKIGAAICWENRMPLLRTAMYAKGIEIYCAPTADSRDVWQASMTHIALEGGCFVLSANQFCRRKDYPPPPEYVFSGTEEDLTPDSIVCAGGSVIISPSGAVLAGPNYVGEALISADLDLGEIARAKFDFDVVGHYARPEVLSLIVRDHAVSPVSFTSTSSKAESSPK